A window of Xyrauchen texanus isolate HMW12.3.18 chromosome 10, RBS_HiC_50CHRs, whole genome shotgun sequence contains these coding sequences:
- the LOC127650096 gene encoding uncharacterized protein LOC127650096, which yields MPGPANKSGCQKRKEKKKRELARALDPNKIRLTNFFQSAQKPVSAPSQANDSQEAISERATTNCVYVNVDLTLVEERDLVKYLKLIQSRKLMKGIKEGLVTLNMELVSVPDPSAPSSPTPWSPNTTFQPPNQLLPSPPSTAPSTSSASQPGVPWHVDFRLNWDQVSSAIRLRVEKEERPLPDERKAFVVVLVDQMMQHDRNPTRAMCHSVVRNIVRSNPKSFGDIGKHGDTAGDGCHSLLQQVKTRVENKNRNNTLAQRHRERRPCTGMAGEARLARGPVDQYGGVRWGPADWPEGETEATLENMKRDLLNIYSEEGMTGAERAEPMMEKTYVILRKYLKVPAAAMSEIKQEWTFLFSQKCLFSHFGLLTDVDVLQKLQEAISRRGQTILDYCATLDDPKIRDVLACYDPDSDKAACILLLLMLYFKEPKDFDPCATAVDVNTAELPSTPCLIIQGDMMKPSGWLISIEGHVVMGPHPFFLHRVAAFFSSYYVFNLEYPAAGSSTLEFIQRCFLGINPERGSKTKKWTTMNPHVSTLLRKLIDFEWAS from the exons ATGCCAGGGCCAGCTAATAAATCAGGGTGCCAGAAGAgaaaggagaagaagaagagggaGCTGGCAAGGGCTTTAGACCCAAACAAAATTCGACTGACCAACTTTTTTCAGTCAGCTCAGAAACCTGTCAGTGCTCCCAGTCAGGCTAACGATAGCCAGGAGGCTATTAGCGAGAGAGCCACCACCAATTGC gtttatgtgaatgtagaTCTGACCTTGGTGGAGGAGAGGGATCTGGTGAAATACCTCAAACTTATCCAAAGTCGGAAGTTAATGAAGGGCATCAAAGAAG GACTTGTTACTCTTAATATGGAGTTGGTCTCTGTTCCTGATCCAAGTGCTCCAAGTTCCCCAACTCCATGGTCTCCAAACACAACATTCCAGCCTCCAAATCAGCTGTTGCCCAGCCCTCCAAGCACTGCCCCAAGCACATCAAGCGCTTCACAGCCTGGCGTACCATGGCATGTTGACTTTCGTCTCAACTGGGACCAGGTGTCATCAGCCATTCGGCTTAGAGTGGAAAAAGAAGAAAGACCATTGCCAGACGAGAGAAAGGCCTTCGTGGTCGTGCTTGTGGACCAAATGATGCAGCACGACCGCAACCCAACCAGAGCCATGTGCCACAGCGTTGTGAGAAACATTGTCAG GAGCAATCCAAAATCATTTGGCGACATTGGCAAGCACGGTGATACTGCTGGAGACGGATGTCACTCTCTTTTGCAACAAGTAAAAACGAGAGTGGAGAACAAAAATAGGAATAATACTCTTGCTCAACGCCACAGAGAAAGAAGACCGTGCACGGGAATGGCAGGAGAGGCCAGACTGGCAAGAGGTCCTGTTGACCAATACGG GGGTGTCAGGTGGGGCCCAGCAGATTGGCCAGAGGGGGAGACCGAGGCAACTTTGGAGAACATGAAGAGGGATCTGCTGAACATTTACTCAG AGGAAGGAATGACTGGGGCAGAGAGAGCAGAACCAATGATGGAAAAGACATACGTCATCCTGCGGAAATACCTTAAAGTGCCTGCTGCAGCGATGTCTGAGATCAAACAGGAATGGACATTTCTCTTCTCTCAGAAATGCCTATTCTCACACTTTGGCCTCCTGACGGACGTCGATGTCCTTCAGAAGCTACAGGAGGCAATTAGTCGACGAGGACAGACCATCCTGGATTACTGTGCAACACTGGACGACCCCAAGATCCGTGATGTTCTGGCCTGCTATGATCCAGACTCTGACAAGGCTGCCTGCATCCTGCTGCtcctaatgttgtacttcaaaGAGCCGAAAGATTTTGAT CCATGTGCCACTGCTGTGGACGTCAATACTGCAGAACTCCCCAGCACCCCCTGCTTGATCATTCAAG GTGACATGATGAAGCCCTCTGGATGGCTTATATCCATCGAGGGACATGTCGTGATGGGCCCACACCCTTTCTTTTTACACAGAGTAGCTGCTTTCTTCAGCAGCTATTACGTCTTCAACCTTGAGTATCCTGC